A genomic window from Cutibacterium acnes includes:
- the pnuC gene encoding nicotinamide riboside transporter PnuC, whose protein sequence is MSDVLASLLNAQLDVGLGKPILWREVIGNLFGLASALGGARRRLWAWPVGIIGNVILFTVFLGGVFHTPQDLNLWGQAGRQIFFLATSAYGWVVWAATRHNNGASQVAVHPRWATRRERILALTATVIMLVVFTFALKALGSWGPLSDSWILTGSILATWGMARGWNEFWFVWIAVDVVGVPLLATAQYYPSALMYVFYGAFCLYGFVTWWRAQRAVTDDPCH, encoded by the coding sequence GTGTCCGACGTTCTCGCGTCCCTGCTTAATGCCCAGCTTGATGTGGGTCTAGGAAAGCCGATCCTGTGGCGTGAGGTCATTGGGAATCTATTCGGGCTTGCCTCGGCTCTCGGCGGTGCCCGACGTCGACTATGGGCTTGGCCAGTCGGCATTATCGGCAACGTCATCCTTTTCACGGTGTTTCTCGGTGGGGTATTTCACACTCCGCAGGACCTTAATCTGTGGGGACAGGCTGGGCGTCAGATCTTTTTCCTCGCGACAAGCGCCTATGGCTGGGTGGTCTGGGCAGCGACCCGGCACAATAATGGCGCGTCCCAAGTGGCCGTCCACCCGCGCTGGGCCACTCGTAGAGAACGCATTTTGGCGCTGACAGCTACTGTCATCATGCTTGTTGTTTTCACCTTCGCTCTCAAGGCATTGGGGTCCTGGGGTCCGCTGTCGGATTCGTGGATTCTTACTGGATCGATCCTTGCGACCTGGGGGATGGCGCGCGGCTGGAATGAGTTCTGGTTTGTGTGGATTGCGGTCGATGTCGTTGGCGTCCCGCTACTGGCCACGGCCCAGTACTACCCGAGCGCTCTCATGTACGTCTTCTATGGAGCTTTCTGCCTATACGGATTTGTGACGTGGTGGCGTGCCCAACGTGCGGTCACCGACGACCCCTGTCACTGA
- the dprA gene encoding DNA-processing protein DprA: MTWTSERLARAALTAAAEPGVMAKRLVEMTAEELWQHMLTDSGERWHKRAKSLDVDQLVERSEKAAMRFLIPGDEEWPTGLDSLARVGKSGMGGAPVGLWVTGPAHLADISQRAVAIVGCRSASSYGQDVAVEMAYRLVRGHCDGTGSHTVISGGAFGIDVAAHRGALSARGNTVSVLACGLDTLYPRGNSAVLEQIAGTGALVSELPLGRHPTRPGFLARNRLIAALTTGTVVVEAGWRSGAINTASWANALGNAVMAVPGPVTSSRSTGTNKLIRDGEAILVRDADDVRGIVGELAPEPERPAGRSLPTDILDAIELAVHEALPAHGSCGLDELAVLAGVPVAQCSAALSVLEQLGMAACCLDGTWSVTLARERR; the protein is encoded by the coding sequence ATGACGTGGACGAGCGAGAGATTGGCGCGGGCCGCTCTGACAGCTGCTGCCGAGCCGGGGGTGATGGCGAAACGACTAGTTGAGATGACCGCTGAAGAGCTGTGGCAGCACATGCTTACCGATTCTGGCGAACGTTGGCACAAACGAGCTAAATCGCTCGACGTCGATCAACTCGTGGAGCGGTCGGAAAAGGCTGCGATGAGGTTCCTCATTCCAGGGGATGAGGAATGGCCCACGGGTCTCGACAGCCTCGCGCGGGTGGGGAAATCTGGAATGGGTGGGGCACCTGTGGGGCTGTGGGTTACGGGGCCTGCTCACCTCGCTGATATCTCTCAGCGGGCGGTGGCCATTGTGGGATGCCGGTCTGCTAGCAGCTATGGTCAAGACGTTGCCGTAGAAATGGCCTACCGCTTAGTACGGGGACACTGTGACGGAACGGGAAGCCATACTGTTATATCTGGCGGCGCGTTCGGTATCGATGTGGCGGCTCACCGTGGGGCATTGTCCGCTCGCGGAAACACGGTTAGCGTCCTCGCATGTGGACTTGACACCCTTTATCCCCGTGGCAACAGCGCAGTGCTGGAACAGATCGCGGGAACAGGTGCCCTCGTTTCAGAGCTACCGCTGGGTCGTCACCCGACGCGACCTGGATTCCTCGCCCGAAACCGGCTCATCGCGGCACTGACGACTGGCACGGTCGTTGTGGAAGCTGGTTGGCGGTCGGGAGCGATCAATACCGCGTCGTGGGCCAACGCATTAGGAAATGCCGTCATGGCAGTCCCCGGGCCAGTGACCTCGAGTCGGTCGACGGGGACGAACAAACTGATCCGTGATGGTGAGGCGATCTTGGTGCGCGATGCTGACGACGTCAGAGGGATTGTTGGGGAGCTCGCCCCAGAACCGGAGAGACCAGCAGGGCGCAGCTTGCCGACTGACATCCTGGATGCCATTGAGCTGGCTGTTCATGAGGCACTCCCCGCTCATGGATCGTGCGGGCTAGATGAGTTAGCGGTTTTGGCTGGAGTTCCCGTTGCTCAGTGTTCGGCTGCGCTAAGCGTCCTCGAACAACTCGGCATGGCGGCTTGTTGCCTCGACGGCACCTGGTCGGTCACGCTGGCAAGGGAGCGGAGGTGA
- a CDS encoding M20/M25/M40 family metallo-hydrolase, producing the protein MSDLFSMTVENLVDGPDCPQAEVVDICSRMIQIDSQNFGPQDARGEVEMCHYVTGLLDEIGVGVTLHESEPGRVTLVAEWAPEGTDTSRPALLLHGHSDTVPFEAADWTHHPLSGEIHDNCVWGRGAIDMKGFLAMVLSAIRARQRRGEVPSRPIRFIMFADEECSGTLGSTWLGATHPEAFDGVTEAISEVGGFSLTTPQGKRVYVIQSAEKGLWWFRMSATGSTGHGSMRNPDNAVTRVLDALSRIDSYQWPDLHHPVQEEFLNQVAAMWGLTIDRDDLESSLSPIGSLSRMVAACCAHNVTPTVLSAGYKVNVVPTRASAEVDARFIPGAEEDMILTIKSLAGPGIDFETISRKPATAAPFEGAAVDAIRRAVDAEDPGAVVLPYLNSAGTDAKGFAVLPDGRRINYYGCTPLRLPADFDFINLFHGVDERVPVGSLVFGAKVVDHILQEA; encoded by the coding sequence ATGTCAGATCTGTTCAGTATGACCGTCGAGAACCTTGTCGACGGGCCAGATTGCCCGCAGGCCGAAGTTGTCGACATCTGCTCGCGAATGATTCAGATCGACTCGCAGAATTTTGGTCCACAGGACGCTCGGGGCGAGGTCGAGATGTGTCACTACGTGACCGGGCTCCTCGATGAAATCGGAGTCGGCGTGACCCTCCACGAATCCGAGCCCGGCCGTGTCACCTTGGTCGCCGAGTGGGCGCCGGAAGGTACCGATACGAGTCGTCCCGCCCTGCTGCTGCACGGCCATAGCGACACCGTCCCCTTCGAGGCTGCCGACTGGACTCATCACCCGCTGTCTGGCGAGATCCACGACAACTGCGTGTGGGGGAGGGGCGCCATCGACATGAAGGGGTTTCTGGCGATGGTCCTCTCGGCTATTCGAGCTCGTCAGCGTCGAGGTGAAGTGCCGTCCCGCCCCATTCGCTTCATCATGTTCGCCGATGAAGAATGCTCCGGAACCCTCGGTTCAACGTGGCTCGGGGCCACTCATCCGGAGGCCTTTGACGGCGTCACCGAAGCCATCAGCGAAGTCGGTGGTTTTTCCTTGACGACGCCGCAGGGCAAGCGAGTTTACGTCATCCAGTCCGCCGAGAAGGGGCTGTGGTGGTTCCGGATGAGCGCCACCGGCAGCACAGGGCACGGGTCTATGCGCAACCCGGACAACGCCGTCACCCGTGTGCTTGATGCCCTGTCCCGTATCGACTCCTACCAATGGCCCGACCTACATCACCCGGTCCAGGAAGAGTTCCTTAACCAGGTCGCCGCCATGTGGGGTCTGACGATCGACCGCGATGATCTCGAATCCAGCCTGTCTCCCATCGGGTCCCTGTCGCGCATGGTGGCTGCGTGCTGCGCGCACAATGTCACCCCGACCGTGCTATCGGCGGGTTACAAGGTCAACGTCGTGCCGACGCGTGCCAGCGCCGAGGTCGACGCCCGATTCATCCCCGGGGCCGAGGAGGATATGATTTTGACGATTAAGTCTTTGGCTGGTCCTGGAATCGACTTCGAGACGATCTCCCGCAAGCCGGCAACAGCGGCGCCCTTTGAGGGAGCAGCCGTCGATGCGATTCGCCGGGCCGTTGACGCTGAGGACCCTGGGGCTGTTGTGCTGCCCTACCTCAATTCGGCAGGAACCGACGCTAAAGGGTTCGCAGTTTTGCCTGACGGTCGACGAATCAATTACTACGGCTGCACTCCGCTGAGATTGCCGGCCGACTTCGACTTCATCAATCTCTTCCACGGAGTCGACGAGCGAGTCCCCGTCGGATCCCTCGTTTTCGGTGCCAAGGTCGTCGATCACATACTGCAGGAGGCCTGA
- a CDS encoding CsbD family protein: MGLSDKINSKSDEAVGAAKEKIGGLTDDSDLKSAGADQKASGKVAQKVEDVKDKANDLKHNVQAAADKLKG, translated from the coding sequence GTGGGCCTGAGTGATAAGATCAACAGCAAGAGCGACGAAGCCGTCGGCGCTGCTAAGGAGAAGATCGGTGGCCTCACCGATGACAGCGATCTCAAGAGCGCGGGCGCCGATCAGAAGGCCAGTGGCAAGGTAGCTCAGAAGGTCGAGGACGTCAAAGACAAGGCGAATGACCTCAAGCACAATGTCCAGGCTGCGGCTGACAAGCTAAAGGGTTGA
- a CDS encoding YraN family protein: protein MMTPKPLSAELTTPRGAALRGRRGCRPAFGAWGEDLAAQYVESLGWTIIARNWTCDVGEIDLIARDDQTVVFIEVKARLGTGFGDPLESITTAKVRKLHELALAWLVNQDDGVHSVRIDAIGVMVRPGAEPTVTHVRGIR from the coding sequence ATGATGACACCTAAGCCATTGTCGGCAGAGCTGACGACCCCGCGTGGAGCTGCGTTGCGTGGGCGTCGTGGTTGCAGACCCGCGTTCGGTGCGTGGGGCGAGGATCTTGCCGCTCAGTATGTGGAGTCCCTGGGATGGACAATCATCGCGCGTAACTGGACGTGTGATGTGGGAGAGATTGACCTCATCGCGCGTGACGACCAGACCGTTGTCTTTATCGAGGTGAAGGCCAGGTTAGGCACTGGCTTCGGCGACCCGCTGGAATCTATTACGACGGCGAAGGTCCGTAAGCTTCACGAACTAGCACTGGCGTGGTTGGTTAACCAGGACGACGGGGTCCACTCGGTGCGGATTGACGCCATCGGTGTCATGGTGCGCCCGGGCGCCGAGCCAACTGTCACACATGTGCGAGGTATCCGGTGA
- a CDS encoding aldo/keto reductase produces the protein MHMRMRTVGASGLKVSAIGLGSLTWGGQTDARKVRSLVRRFVDAGGNLVDTAPAYGGGFAEQLIGKLTHTDISRDDLVIATKAGFIVEGHKRIVDTSRSALLRDLEGSLRRLHTDHVDLWQVHAWGDAPIEETCAALDHAVTLGMARYVGVSNFVGWQAATAATWQRATGTRTPLVSNQVEYSLLARRAEIEVVPSAQHHGMGLLAWSALGRGVLGGRYRHGTPKDSRGGSDRLSWFVQPYLTRKSNAVVEAIVKAADGLGATVPQIALAWVRDAPVVASALVGPRTTSQLEELLGADEVSLPKEITSALDDITGGPNLAREEA, from the coding sequence ATGCACATGCGCATGAGAACCGTCGGGGCCAGCGGCCTCAAGGTATCTGCCATTGGGCTGGGGTCCCTGACATGGGGCGGGCAAACCGACGCTCGTAAGGTTCGCTCGTTGGTTCGTCGCTTCGTTGACGCCGGTGGCAATCTCGTCGATACCGCACCAGCGTATGGAGGCGGGTTCGCCGAACAACTCATCGGAAAGCTCACCCATACCGATATCAGTCGAGATGACCTTGTCATAGCGACCAAGGCGGGATTCATTGTTGAAGGTCATAAGAGAATCGTCGATACGTCACGCAGTGCGCTGTTGCGCGACCTCGAAGGGTCCCTGCGCCGTCTCCACACCGATCACGTCGATCTTTGGCAAGTTCATGCCTGGGGAGATGCCCCCATCGAAGAAACCTGTGCGGCACTCGACCATGCCGTGACATTGGGAATGGCCCGGTACGTCGGGGTCTCCAACTTCGTGGGTTGGCAAGCCGCCACGGCAGCGACCTGGCAGCGGGCAACAGGAACACGGACCCCTCTAGTCAGTAACCAGGTGGAATACTCCTTGCTGGCTCGACGTGCTGAAATCGAGGTCGTTCCTTCGGCCCAGCACCACGGGATGGGACTTCTGGCATGGTCAGCGCTAGGTCGCGGCGTGTTGGGAGGCCGGTACCGACACGGAACTCCTAAGGATTCCCGGGGCGGTTCTGATCGCCTGTCTTGGTTCGTGCAGCCCTATCTGACGCGCAAGTCCAACGCTGTCGTCGAGGCTATTGTGAAGGCGGCCGACGGGCTGGGAGCGACGGTCCCGCAAATCGCGCTGGCATGGGTGCGTGATGCCCCTGTAGTCGCCTCGGCCCTTGTCGGACCGAGGACCACCTCACAGCTCGAAGAATTGCTCGGAGCTGACGAGGTCAGTCTTCCTAAGGAGATCACCTCAGCCCTCGACGACATCACCGGCGGGCCAAACCTCGCCCGCGAAGAAGCCTAG
- a CDS encoding methylated-DNA--[protein]-cysteine S-methyltransferase — translation MPGPLPAMTAQSQHRFDTAIGELEVTVTAHGLSRLVFVKTDPSPPPLSTSHARRSGDIISCAIAQITEYLSGSRTSFDVALDLSATTDFQRTVLTGLQTVPYGQTVSYRQLASIIGRPNASRAVGHACATNPLPILIPCHRVLRSNGQLGGYLGGPRLKRFLLNLESVTSAPLPA, via the coding sequence GTGCCCGGCCCGCTTCCTGCTATGACAGCACAGTCCCAGCACCGCTTTGACACCGCCATTGGCGAGTTAGAAGTAACAGTTACCGCTCATGGGCTCAGTCGGCTCGTCTTCGTCAAGACAGATCCATCACCGCCGCCACTTTCGACATCACATGCTCGCCGCAGCGGTGACATCATCTCTTGTGCCATTGCACAGATCACCGAGTACTTGTCAGGATCGCGGACCTCATTCGACGTAGCGCTGGATCTTTCTGCGACGACGGACTTCCAACGCACTGTACTAACCGGGTTGCAAACAGTGCCTTATGGGCAAACTGTCAGCTACCGCCAACTTGCGAGCATCATTGGACGGCCGAATGCGTCACGCGCCGTCGGCCACGCCTGTGCAACAAACCCTCTGCCCATCCTCATTCCGTGCCACCGCGTGCTACGCAGTAACGGCCAGCTAGGAGGCTATCTCGGTGGTCCTCGCCTCAAGCGCTTCCTGCTCAATCTAGAGAGTGTCACCTCCGCTCCCTTGCCAGCGTGA
- a CDS encoding serine aminopeptidase domain-containing protein — MYPGTVDGIVSSGGGTIVNVDGPDTEGATTITPDNLNFFARHALPQISQLLPMAQLTSFNGRLVKDFVKNPKAIRMPSGPLSADIILPGYPPYGLCSDPAVRFDHWHRDPLYNHYMRLGLVEQMGVAEAYNVMNAHDFKAPTLIMHGENDGLVPSYFDVNWYNAITSKDKKIIQWHGLMHEIFNEPTKDQVIKTAIDWIDAHNK, encoded by the coding sequence ATGTATCCAGGAACTGTTGACGGCATTGTGTCCTCCGGCGGCGGCACCATCGTCAACGTGGATGGTCCCGACACCGAGGGAGCCACCACCATCACCCCCGACAATCTCAATTTCTTTGCCCGTCACGCCCTGCCCCAGATCAGCCAGCTTCTCCCGATGGCCCAGCTGACCAGCTTCAACGGGCGCTTAGTGAAGGACTTCGTCAAAAATCCCAAGGCGATTCGGATGCCTTCGGGTCCGTTGTCTGCTGACATCATTCTGCCCGGCTACCCGCCATACGGCCTGTGTTCCGATCCGGCAGTCCGCTTCGACCACTGGCACCGCGACCCGCTGTACAACCATTACATGCGTCTCGGACTCGTCGAGCAGATGGGTGTCGCCGAGGCTTACAACGTCATGAATGCCCACGATTTCAAGGCTCCAACCTTGATCATGCATGGCGAGAACGACGGCCTGGTGCCCAGCTACTTCGATGTCAACTGGTACAACGCCATCACCTCGAAGGACAAGAAGATCATCCAGTGGCATGGCCTCATGCATGAGATCTTCAATGAGCCCACTAAGGATCAGGTCATCAAGACCGCCATCGACTGGATCGACGCCCACAACAAGTGA
- a CDS encoding DUF2469 domain-containing protein — MSAEDLEQYENRMELELYREYKDVVGIFKYAVETERRFYLCNVVDLKVRTEGGDVYYEVSMADAWVWDMYRPSRFVKSAKILTFRDVSIEEIVHADFDEVPSK; from the coding sequence ATGAGTGCCGAAGATCTGGAACAGTACGAGAATCGGATGGAGTTGGAGCTCTACCGCGAGTACAAGGACGTCGTCGGGATCTTCAAATATGCCGTAGAAACCGAGAGACGGTTCTATTTGTGTAACGTCGTCGATCTCAAGGTTCGCACCGAGGGGGGCGACGTCTACTACGAGGTGTCTATGGCGGATGCCTGGGTGTGGGACATGTACCGGCCATCTAGGTTCGTCAAGAGCGCCAAGATCCTTACCTTCCGCGATGTATCCATTGAGGAGATCGTGCATGCTGACTTTGACGAGGTGCCGTCTAAGTAA
- a CDS encoding citrate synthase, producing MMSVPHKKPEGGPTATLILDGQEYTLPVIAGTTGDRVIDISNLRQLTGGVTTFDPAFANTASCRSAISWIDGEEGVLTYRGLPIETLAKERVSFVETAWLLIFGHLPTEAQRDDFRNRLTEYSALHRSMNLHFNAFPPNGHPMAIMSSMINAMSTHDRPRITDEESFTDAAAKLMSKVRTIAAASYKASIGEPAIYPRYDLKYVENFMHMMFSLPYRAYEPDPVAARALNLFFVLHADHGQNCSTSTVRMVGSSGANLFTSCSAGVCALWGDRHGGANVNAVLALQRIRDSGLIPRQYLAKAKDSGERISGFGHRVYRNWDPRARIFRSVVGPLLDTMHKPDPLLDVAMELEEAVLADDYFIERRLYPNVDFYSGIVLRALGIPLNMFTVMFAIGRMAGWIAHWKEVFEDPTTRISRPRELYDGPVSTPWVPRGER from the coding sequence ATGATGAGTGTCCCACATAAGAAGCCGGAGGGCGGACCAACGGCAACCCTTATCCTGGACGGCCAGGAATACACTTTGCCCGTTATCGCAGGAACCACCGGCGATCGAGTCATCGACATTTCTAACCTTCGTCAACTAACCGGCGGGGTGACAACCTTCGACCCGGCATTCGCCAATACTGCGTCCTGCCGCTCGGCGATCTCGTGGATTGACGGCGAAGAAGGCGTGCTCACCTATCGTGGCCTACCCATCGAGACCTTAGCTAAGGAGCGCGTCTCCTTTGTGGAGACCGCCTGGCTGCTGATCTTCGGTCACCTGCCCACTGAGGCTCAACGCGACGACTTCCGGAATCGCTTGACCGAGTATTCGGCATTACACCGGTCGATGAACCTTCACTTCAATGCCTTCCCACCTAACGGCCACCCGATGGCGATCATGTCCTCGATGATCAACGCGATGAGCACCCACGACCGTCCGCGAATCACTGATGAGGAGTCCTTCACCGACGCGGCTGCCAAGCTCATGTCCAAGGTGAGGACGATCGCGGCTGCTTCTTATAAGGCGTCTATTGGGGAGCCAGCGATTTACCCGCGCTATGACCTCAAATATGTCGAAAATTTCATGCACATGATGTTTTCTCTGCCGTACCGCGCTTACGAGCCGGATCCGGTGGCGGCAAGGGCCCTCAACCTGTTCTTCGTGCTACACGCTGATCACGGCCAGAACTGTTCGACCTCGACAGTGCGGATGGTTGGGTCCTCGGGTGCCAACCTTTTCACGTCGTGTTCAGCCGGAGTGTGCGCTCTGTGGGGAGACCGCCACGGTGGCGCCAACGTCAACGCTGTGCTCGCCTTACAACGCATCCGCGATTCTGGACTCATCCCACGTCAATACCTGGCGAAGGCCAAAGATTCAGGGGAGAGGATTTCTGGCTTCGGGCACCGCGTCTACCGCAATTGGGACCCCCGAGCGAGAATCTTCCGCAGTGTCGTCGGTCCGCTGCTCGACACCATGCACAAACCGGATCCGCTGCTCGACGTTGCCATGGAGCTGGAGGAAGCTGTGCTGGCCGACGACTACTTCATCGAGCGCAGGCTGTACCCCAACGTGGACTTCTATTCCGGGATCGTTTTACGCGCGCTAGGCATTCCGCTGAACATGTTCACTGTCATGTTCGCTATCGGGCGGATGGCTGGTTGGATCGCCCACTGGAAGGAGGTTTTTGAGGATCCGACAACGAGGATTTCCCGTCCTCGCGAGCTTTACGATGGTCCGGTATCGACTCCGTGGGTGCCACGCGGCGAGCGCTGA
- a CDS encoding SCO1664 family protein has translation MTNPWNLPCPPGPRAPWHVEEASPGSSNGALLVRDADLRLWVYKPTARKRRLHDFPSGTLARREVAACLLSQVMGIGLVPVTVLVGDGPQGPGSMQRWIDDDVESPLVRVDVTERLPPHWHGFPLGVDEDDREIGLAHSPHPALRALALFDAVVNSADRKGGHVLVGPDPDLGGTAHVWAVDNGLTFHTDPKLRTVLWGWAGQPLEPVEEMMLDEVLTIADTDFEDLITPEEIDAVRQRAQGLLEFGAFPGPSGLRPALPWPPM, from the coding sequence ATGACGAATCCCTGGAATCTGCCATGTCCTCCCGGGCCGAGAGCTCCATGGCACGTTGAGGAGGCCTCGCCTGGTTCCAGTAACGGTGCGCTGCTGGTGCGTGATGCCGACCTTCGGCTGTGGGTGTATAAGCCGACAGCACGCAAACGTCGTCTCCACGATTTCCCATCGGGCACCCTCGCTAGGCGGGAGGTAGCGGCATGCCTCTTGTCCCAGGTGATGGGTATCGGTCTTGTGCCGGTGACGGTTCTCGTCGGCGATGGACCACAAGGACCTGGCTCGATGCAGCGTTGGATCGACGACGACGTTGAGAGCCCTCTGGTTCGTGTCGACGTGACCGAGCGTCTTCCACCGCATTGGCACGGGTTTCCGCTGGGGGTCGACGAAGATGATCGGGAGATTGGGCTTGCCCATTCTCCTCACCCGGCGTTGCGTGCCCTGGCCCTATTCGACGCCGTCGTGAATAGCGCTGATCGTAAGGGTGGACATGTCTTAGTCGGTCCTGATCCTGATCTCGGCGGTACTGCCCACGTCTGGGCGGTCGATAATGGCTTGACCTTTCACACAGATCCTAAGCTTCGAACGGTGCTGTGGGGATGGGCCGGTCAGCCGTTGGAGCCTGTCGAGGAGATGATGCTCGACGAGGTCCTCACCATTGCTGACACTGATTTTGAGGATCTCATTACCCCAGAGGAGATCGATGCGGTGAGACAACGTGCCCAGGGTCTTCTGGAGTTTGGTGCCTTCCCGGGACCGAGCGGGCTGAGGCCTGCCTTGCCGTGGCCTCCGATGTGA
- a CDS encoding DUF3090 domain-containing protein, protein MTRRTFRLERPDRVVVGTVGQPGARVFHLQVREGSRVVTVRCEKVQIDQLALQMDRILDGLAAHVADVFVPPSVDNPDDLAPLDAPLEEEFAVGTMAMAFDDETKRIEIEMYAASDDELMIKDPAMLLTTLPEVAPDSLEILMTTSQARQFVARCRVVVASGRQYCPYCSQQILSAEGHLCPRSNGYRKPLVW, encoded by the coding sequence ATGACTCGTCGCACCTTCCGACTCGAACGACCCGACCGCGTGGTGGTCGGCACCGTGGGCCAGCCAGGAGCGCGTGTCTTCCATCTGCAAGTCCGTGAGGGTTCCCGAGTCGTGACAGTCCGTTGCGAAAAGGTCCAGATCGATCAGCTTGCCCTTCAAATGGACAGGATCTTGGACGGTCTGGCTGCGCATGTTGCGGATGTATTCGTCCCACCGTCAGTCGACAACCCAGACGATCTGGCCCCTCTCGATGCGCCACTCGAGGAAGAGTTCGCCGTTGGGACGATGGCGATGGCCTTTGACGATGAGACTAAGCGCATCGAGATCGAGATGTACGCTGCCAGCGATGACGAACTCATGATCAAAGACCCAGCAATGCTGCTGACAACCCTCCCTGAGGTGGCCCCAGATTCCCTGGAAATCCTCATGACGACGTCTCAAGCTCGCCAGTTCGTCGCGAGGTGCCGTGTCGTCGTCGCATCCGGGCGTCAATACTGCCCATATTGTTCGCAGCAGATCCTCTCGGCCGAGGGCCATCTGTGCCCGCGGTCGAATGGCTACCGTAAGCCCCTGGTGTGGTGA
- a CDS encoding phosphoribosyl-ATP diphosphatase: MSKTFEELFAELAIKSQTRPAGSGTVEELDRGVHAIGKKIVEEASEVWMAAEHEGNERLAEEISQEIYHLQVMMIKQGLSLDDVYKHL, from the coding sequence GTGAGCAAGACATTCGAGGAACTTTTCGCCGAGCTGGCAATAAAGTCACAGACCCGTCCTGCAGGTTCGGGAACCGTCGAGGAGCTTGACCGCGGAGTACATGCCATCGGTAAGAAAATCGTGGAGGAAGCCTCCGAAGTGTGGATGGCAGCTGAGCACGAGGGCAATGAACGGTTGGCTGAGGAGATCAGCCAGGAGATTTATCACCTGCAGGTCATGATGATTAAGCAGGGCTTGTCGCTCGACGACGTCTATAAGCATCTGTGA